The following are encoded in a window of Desulfomicrobium escambiense DSM 10707 genomic DNA:
- a CDS encoding nidogen-like domain-containing protein: MAETTQNTKQIVQAPQAGETIVIKAMPGQDIVLSDAFEQVDPVLEGSTVLFAFDNGGKVIIDFADLGEVQIPNIVLADGTMLGVDEFLASVAGQKEAALGGENIEPAAGPAAGGTASGGVGSYEDGAGDTIDGVSKLGGLDPRNFTTITVDSLEASDAEVIPDNIPFTFENPIVQLDDDALGGNPGGLGDDADSLFATGTLGFSYGLDGVGSVLLSTTGLSLPTDFSASVSADGLEMIISQGDTDVLRITLNDSTSGQYSVEQLAAIDHPTPGASEENLQFTLGYQVTDADGDSAFGTLSINVDDDTPVLLGEGSGVETPGQGGDISYEGIPGPGEGGNSLVNGLGGPKGFGETFFAANDDGSIEINVTSIFPEGMNFFGQTYTKFWINNNGNITFDGPLGQFTPDQITGNYSNPMIAPFFADVDTTGGAVTPTPGGTSTGSNLVWYDFDQANGVITITWDDTGYFGSNTDKLNAFQLRIFDQGGGNFSFEFRYENIDWTTGDASGGTDGLGGTVARAGWTAGDGENFYELPQSGDQSAILGLEGTSNPSTTSDGNWVFNVINGQVVVGGGIDFVTVEEESVPVSPPDEGVIGINETDDNYLHTLPGTILDNANWGADGFGGATGFTINGTTFAAGVTVFWAQDGMFLGTTADGAAASLIVNADGTYTVTMLDNMLMGQDLQGEQIDTLATVSVIGIDGDGDPLNVPLVISVVDDMPAVSPDTDSVLEGGMATGNVVTDASAGDVGDSDTGADKSGADGWNSGTVAVVGVVAGDDVTVDTQNALAPVVGLYGTLTLNSDGSYTYQSNPNVIEAEDNAVDTF, from the coding sequence ATGGCTGAGACGACGCAGAACACCAAGCAGATAGTCCAGGCACCGCAGGCAGGCGAGACCATCGTCATCAAGGCCATGCCCGGACAGGACATTGTGTTGTCGGATGCCTTCGAGCAGGTCGATCCTGTCCTCGAAGGCTCGACGGTACTCTTCGCCTTCGACAACGGCGGCAAGGTCATCATCGACTTCGCCGACCTGGGCGAAGTCCAGATCCCGAACATCGTCCTCGCCGACGGCACGATGCTCGGCGTCGACGAATTCCTGGCCTCGGTCGCCGGCCAGAAGGAAGCGGCCCTGGGCGGTGAAAACATAGAGCCTGCCGCCGGCCCGGCAGCGGGCGGCACGGCCAGCGGCGGTGTCGGCTCGTATGAGGACGGAGCCGGCGACACCATTGACGGCGTGAGCAAACTGGGCGGGCTGGACCCGCGGAATTTCACGACGATTACGGTGGATTCGCTGGAGGCCAGTGACGCTGAGGTCATCCCAGACAACATTCCCTTCACCTTCGAAAACCCGATTGTGCAGCTGGACGACGACGCCCTCGGCGGGAATCCCGGCGGCTTGGGCGACGATGCCGATTCGCTTTTCGCCACGGGAACGTTGGGGTTCAGTTACGGACTCGACGGCGTCGGTTCCGTCCTGCTCTCAACCACCGGGCTCTCCCTGCCTACGGACTTCTCGGCTTCTGTTTCGGCTGACGGGCTTGAAATGATCATCAGCCAGGGAGATACTGATGTCTTGCGGATCACGCTGAATGATTCGACATCCGGCCAGTACTCCGTCGAACAGTTGGCCGCCATCGACCACCCGACTCCTGGGGCAAGCGAGGAGAATCTCCAGTTCACCTTGGGCTACCAAGTCACCGACGCGGATGGGGATTCGGCTTTCGGGACACTTTCCATCAATGTCGATGACGATACCCCTGTGCTTTTGGGTGAAGGGTCTGGAGTCGAGACGCCGGGTCAGGGAGGGGACATCTCCTACGAGGGCATTCCGGGGCCTGGTGAAGGTGGGAATTCTTTGGTCAATGGATTGGGTGGCCCAAAGGGGTTTGGTGAGACTTTTTTTGCCGCAAATGATGACGGTTCTATTGAGATTAATGTCACGTCGATTTTTCCAGAGGGTATGAATTTTTTTGGACAGACCTATACGAAATTTTGGATCAACAACAACGGAAATATTACATTCGATGGGCCATTGGGCCAGTTTACCCCAGACCAGATCACAGGGAATTACTCAAACCCCATGATCGCCCCGTTCTTTGCAGATGTTGACACTACAGGTGGCGCCGTCACTCCGACTCCTGGGGGAACCTCTACGGGAAGCAATCTTGTTTGGTATGACTTTGATCAGGCAAATGGTGTCATCACCATCACTTGGGATGATACGGGCTATTTTGGATCGAATACCGACAAGTTGAATGCTTTCCAATTGCGCATTTTTGACCAAGGCGGAGGGAATTTCTCCTTCGAGTTCCGTTACGAGAATATCGATTGGACGACTGGTGACGCCAGCGGCGGCACAGATGGGTTAGGTGGAACTGTCGCGCGTGCCGGTTGGACTGCGGGAGATGGTGAAAACTTCTATGAACTGCCTCAGTCTGGTGACCAGTCCGCGATTTTGGGCCTTGAAGGAACCAGCAACCCCTCCACAACGTCGGACGGCAACTGGGTTTTCAATGTAATCAACGGACAGGTTGTGGTTGGAGGCGGCATCGATTTCGTTACCGTCGAGGAAGAGTCGGTTCCGGTTTCTCCCCCCGACGAAGGCGTCATCGGTATCAACGAAACGGATGACAATTACTTGCACACGCTTCCAGGCACGATTCTGGACAACGCCAACTGGGGCGCAGACGGGTTTGGCGGAGCGACCGGATTCACTATTAATGGTACGACGTTCGCCGCAGGCGTGACGGTTTTTTGGGCGCAGGACGGAATGTTCCTTGGAACGACCGCTGATGGTGCCGCAGCGTCCCTGATCGTGAATGCCGACGGTACATATACCGTCACTATGTTGGACAACATGCTCATGGGACAGGATCTCCAGGGAGAGCAGATCGATACTTTGGCTACGGTGTCAGTCATCGGCATTGACGGCGATGGAGACCCGCTGAATGTTCCGCTGGTGATCAGTGTGGTGGACGACATGCCTGCTGTGAGTCCGGATACGGACAGCGTGCTCGAAGGTGGCATGGCCACGGGCAACGTGGTGACGGATGCTTCGGCCGGCGATGTGGGCGACAGCGACACCGGTGCTGACAAGTCTGGTGCGGACGGCTGGAATTCTGGTACGGTGGCCGTTGTAGGCGTCGTTGCTGGTGACGATGTCACTGTTGATACTCAGAACGCTTTAGCGCCGGTTGTTGGCCTGTACGGCACACTGACGTTGAATTCGGATGGCAGCTATACTTATCAGTCGAATCCTAACGTCATCGAAGCGGAAGACAATGCCGTGGACACGTTC
- a CDS encoding VCBS domain-containing protein: MAETISNTTRVVEAPLAGQTIVITATAGQDIALSAAFELVEPVREGENVIFAFDNGGKVVIDFADLGETQVPNIVLADGTMLSAEEFLAFVAGDRMAALEGEGVEPAAGPAGGAAGGGVGAYVDDAGNIIDGVDKLGGLDPRDFATITVEPLEADPEEEVAAVVPPNNPPSIVINLDAIGDEVDEAGLPEVGSNAGSDAEYAAGSFTLSDPDGLDNLAALTINGVSIAMADLVGSAIITDKGTMTITGYDPATGIVTYGYVLTAAQDHAGGPVSDSFTLVLTDLGGLSSAPVDIAINIVDDMPTADDDGPVAVTEDSVGFVSGNVLDNDASGADVSKEFVSWTADGHDNAAALAALGGYGSLVQGPGGSWSFTLDNTLASTQSLTAEDSLSFDIWYTMKDADGDESSAKLTIVINGADDSATVVTAAAQGPDNTVDEAGLNPDGSEAALNTETDDGTFAVSATDGISNIVIGGQVFTLAQMQAFDGTQTVDTGEGVLTLTGYAGDSFGGTVSYTYTLKATIDNDTKAGATDGHFDDAVALTVNGIGGTTASDDLVVRILDDTPTAVDDADSVTEGLGNIADGNVFTGAGGTDDNSTDGHADVLGADTENLGATVTGARLGVEAGPGALTLVTAGGVIIAGTYGDLKIAADGSYTYTLKTDSIPLGVGSETFTYEITDGDGDTDLAQLVIDLNQDLRVPDVTGDARTVYEDGLADGQQYGADSEIVTTGSFTVNGNNENYTLLLNGVPIDEAGDTVDTGKGVLQITSISDPDAGGVVTYGYTYTLSANLAHTGQGEVNPILDAIAMSVTDATGDSDPTPGSILISIVDDIPTLSAGNLAVANEVGTHTGEYAFEVGADEQAFADSFDAASLVWLNQASGFVFEYDGLASSASTLVYNAKDAEGNVFFTVSVNSDGTYDFNLVNPVPVAEIEIPSLLAGISGGTGLESYTFQSAMFGGQFELVATGTSNGADDGLWISATDLGVGDNVMHGNKGDVLTFDVVPVGDSTASISELTISMSGTAGTKATDMVTLKAYYTDGTSTSVDQVIGSDLEVTYELNVAKTVDYLELYPYDSSVSFKIDGLSAKYITQVYPDDYELQFQLTGDDSDLDTASAGFVVAVNTEDEDGYEIHGTSGHDFVYGTDGDDVLFGHDGNDVLFGGKGGDTLTGGEGADTFVILGGDLDGGVDHITDFHVGGGDTLDVRGLFTPAAGSELGDYLEFRNVTTVDATARTADLYVDQDGSGAGAAVHVATITITGLAADVDTGAEVLGAMESQIKPEMP, encoded by the coding sequence ATGGCAGAGACAATCAGCAACACGACACGAGTGGTCGAGGCGCCGCTGGCCGGCCAGACGATAGTCATCACGGCAACGGCGGGGCAGGACATTGCCCTGTCGGCGGCATTCGAACTGGTTGAACCCGTGCGCGAGGGGGAGAACGTCATTTTCGCCTTCGACAATGGCGGAAAGGTTGTCATCGACTTCGCCGATCTCGGTGAAACCCAGGTACCGAACATCGTTCTCGCCGACGGGACCATGTTGAGCGCCGAGGAGTTCCTGGCTTTCGTGGCCGGCGACCGCATGGCGGCCCTGGAAGGAGAGGGGGTCGAGCCCGCCGCCGGTCCGGCCGGGGGTGCTGCCGGCGGCGGTGTCGGCGCGTACGTGGATGACGCGGGCAACATCATCGACGGCGTGGACAAGCTGGGCGGCCTGGACCCGAGGGACTTCGCCACCATCACGGTGGAGCCCCTCGAAGCCGACCCGGAAGAGGAAGTGGCGGCGGTCGTGCCGCCGAACAACCCCCCGAGCATCGTCATCAATCTCGACGCCATCGGCGACGAGGTGGACGAAGCCGGGCTGCCTGAGGTCGGGTCCAATGCCGGGTCCGATGCGGAGTACGCGGCGGGCAGCTTCACCCTCTCGGACCCGGACGGCCTCGACAATCTCGCTGCGCTCACCATCAACGGCGTCTCCATCGCCATGGCGGATCTTGTCGGCAGCGCGATCATAACGGACAAGGGCACGATGACCATTACAGGATACGACCCGGCAACGGGCATCGTAACGTATGGTTACGTCCTGACGGCTGCGCAGGACCATGCAGGCGGTCCTGTCTCCGATTCCTTCACCCTGGTCCTGACCGACCTCGGGGGCCTTTCTTCCGCACCGGTCGACATCGCGATCAACATTGTGGACGACATGCCGACGGCGGACGATGACGGCCCGGTCGCAGTGACCGAGGACTCCGTGGGCTTCGTGTCCGGCAACGTCCTGGACAATGACGCCTCTGGCGCCGACGTGTCCAAGGAGTTCGTGTCCTGGACGGCGGACGGCCACGACAACGCGGCCGCCCTGGCCGCCCTTGGCGGGTACGGCAGTCTGGTCCAAGGCCCTGGCGGATCGTGGAGCTTCACCCTCGACAACACCCTTGCCTCGACGCAGTCCCTGACTGCCGAGGACAGCCTCAGCTTCGACATCTGGTACACCATGAAGGACGCCGACGGCGACGAGTCGTCGGCCAAGCTGACCATCGTCATCAACGGCGCCGACGATAGCGCCACGGTGGTCACGGCGGCGGCCCAGGGCCCGGACAACACCGTCGACGAGGCGGGCCTGAACCCTGACGGTTCCGAGGCGGCCCTGAACACCGAGACGGATGACGGCACGTTCGCGGTATCCGCCACGGACGGCATCTCCAACATCGTCATCGGCGGTCAGGTCTTCACCCTTGCGCAGATGCAGGCCTTCGACGGCACGCAGACTGTCGACACGGGTGAGGGCGTGCTGACCCTGACTGGCTACGCGGGCGACTCCTTCGGTGGAACGGTGAGCTACACCTATACACTGAAGGCGACCATCGACAACGACACCAAGGCCGGCGCGACGGACGGGCATTTCGACGACGCCGTGGCCCTGACGGTCAACGGCATCGGCGGGACCACGGCCAGCGACGATCTGGTCGTGCGCATCCTCGACGATACGCCGACGGCCGTCGACGACGCTGACAGCGTGACCGAAGGCTTGGGCAACATCGCCGACGGCAACGTGTTCACGGGCGCCGGCGGGACGGATGACAACTCCACGGACGGCCATGCCGATGTTCTCGGCGCAGATACGGAGAACCTCGGCGCCACGGTGACGGGCGCCCGTCTCGGAGTCGAGGCCGGCCCCGGCGCCCTGACGCTGGTGACCGCGGGCGGCGTGATCATCGCCGGTACGTACGGCGACCTGAAGATCGCGGCCGACGGCAGCTACACCTACACGCTCAAGACGGATTCGATTCCCCTTGGAGTGGGGAGCGAAACCTTCACCTACGAGATCACGGACGGCGACGGCGACACGGATCTGGCCCAGCTCGTGATTGATCTGAACCAGGACCTCCGCGTCCCCGACGTGACCGGCGACGCCCGGACCGTCTACGAGGATGGCCTGGCCGACGGTCAGCAGTACGGCGCCGACAGCGAGATCGTGACCACGGGCAGCTTCACGGTCAACGGCAACAACGAGAACTACACGCTGCTGCTCAACGGCGTGCCGATCGACGAAGCGGGCGACACCGTGGACACCGGCAAGGGCGTTCTGCAGATCACCTCCATATCCGACCCGGACGCGGGCGGCGTGGTGACCTACGGCTACACCTACACCCTGTCCGCCAATCTGGCCCATACCGGCCAGGGCGAAGTGAACCCCATCCTGGACGCCATCGCCATGTCGGTCACGGACGCGACCGGCGACAGCGACCCGACGCCTGGTTCCATCCTCATCTCCATTGTCGACGACATCCCGACACTCTCGGCGGGGAACCTTGCGGTGGCCAACGAAGTCGGGACGCACACAGGGGAATACGCCTTTGAAGTCGGCGCGGACGAGCAGGCTTTTGCCGACAGTTTCGACGCGGCCTCGCTGGTCTGGTTGAACCAGGCGTCTGGATTCGTCTTCGAATACGACGGCCTCGCGTCCAGCGCCTCGACGCTGGTCTATAACGCCAAGGACGCGGAAGGGAACGTGTTCTTCACCGTGTCGGTCAACAGCGACGGCACCTATGACTTCAACCTCGTCAACCCCGTGCCGGTAGCCGAGATCGAGATCCCGAGTCTGCTGGCCGGCATCTCCGGCGGCACGGGCCTTGAGAGCTACACCTTCCAGAGCGCCATGTTCGGTGGCCAGTTCGAGCTGGTGGCCACGGGCACGAGCAACGGCGCGGACGACGGGCTCTGGATTTCCGCCACGGACCTGGGCGTGGGTGACAACGTCATGCACGGCAACAAGGGTGATGTCCTCACCTTCGACGTGGTGCCCGTCGGCGACTCGACGGCCTCCATCTCCGAACTGACCATCTCCATGTCGGGCACGGCCGGGACAAAGGCCACGGACATGGTCACGCTCAAGGCCTACTACACGGACGGGACCTCGACCTCCGTCGATCAGGTCATCGGAAGCGATCTGGAAGTGACGTACGAACTCAATGTCGCCAAGACCGTGGATTACCTTGAACTGTACCCGTACGACAGCTCCGTGAGCTTCAAGATCGACGGGTTGTCCGCCAAGTACATCACCCAAGTCTACCCCGACGACTACGAACTGCAGTTCCAGCTGACGGGCGACGATTCGGACCTCGATACCGCTTCGGCCGGGTTCGTGGTCGCCGTGAACACGGAAGACGAAGACGGGTACGAAATCCACGGCACCAGCGGCCACGATTTCGTGTACGGCACGGACGGCGACGACGTCCTGTTCGGCCACGACGGCAACGACGTCCTCTTCGGAGGCAAGGGCGGTGACACCCTGACCGGCGGGGAAGGGGCGGACACCTTCGTCATCCTCGGCGGAGACCTGGACGGCGGCGTCGACCACATCACCGACTTCCATGTCGGCGGTGGGGACACCCTCGACGTGAGGGGCCTGTTCACGCCCGCCGCGGGCAGCGAGCTCGGGGACTATCTGGAATTCCGGAACGTGACGACTGTCGACGCGACGGCCAGGACTGCGGACCTGTACGTTGACCAGGACGGCTCCGGAGCCGGCGCGGCCGTTCATGTGGCCACGATCACCATCACGGGCCTGGCCGCCGACGTGGACACCGGGGCCGAGGTGCTCGGTGCCATGGAAAGCCAGATCAAGCCCGAAATGCCCTGA
- a CDS encoding type I secretion system permease/ATPase, with product MNDPNVTPVEVNPTVAAKPARPSITLQLAPSQVAFTPPLVECLAIVSRLHGRPVTVTALENGLPRTQEGLTPYACIRAARREGIDARIGHKPDIGKISPLNMPCILLMTDGGACVLAAVDGQSARIIMPENPDAPFDTPIETLRQNYSGHAVFARPKGRLDSRTEGLKIFDTKKWFWGTIFHFLPIYRHVVLASIFINLLAIASPIFTMNVYDRVVPNNAVETLWVLAVGVGLAFFFDFALRNLRGYFVDIAGRNSDILVASKLMSHLLSIRMDHKPESTGALVNNMREFDALREFFSSTTLLALVDLPFLILFIIIIAYIGGPVAVVPAVVAPIVILVGIVMQGPLKRAIEGGYKESTQKNALLVEAISGMETIKTSRAEGSMLGRWEKIVGQGARSAIRSKALSTFSMSFTQFASQVVYCGVVIWGVYRIAQGEMTTGGIIACSILVGRAMSPLGAVAAMLTRLQQSRMALKNLDLLMQIPSERPEEAQRMEHQDLRGTITFEGVSFKYPSGLTNAVSYLDFHIAQGEHVAVIGKMGSGKTTLGKLITGLYMPQRGSVKIGGMDIRQLDPAELRAKIGYMAQDNFLFYGTVRENITLGAPHVSDQALLRAATIAGVTDFVKNNPAGFNLQVGERGLALSGGQRQAITIARTLLLDPDIVILDEPSSSMDVGVEAVLKLRLASALKGKTLILITHRPSLLSLANRVIALDDGKIVADGPRNAVLAELQKRGNGAKRE from the coding sequence ATGAACGACCCGAATGTCACTCCCGTGGAGGTCAACCCCACCGTCGCCGCCAAACCGGCGCGGCCCTCCATTACCCTGCAACTCGCGCCCTCCCAGGTCGCCTTCACCCCCCCACTGGTCGAATGCCTGGCCATCGTCTCCCGGCTGCACGGCAGGCCCGTGACCGTCACGGCCCTGGAGAACGGACTGCCGCGGACCCAGGAGGGACTGACTCCCTACGCCTGCATCCGGGCAGCGCGGCGCGAGGGCATCGACGCCCGCATCGGGCACAAGCCGGACATCGGGAAGATCTCGCCCCTGAACATGCCCTGCATCCTGCTCATGACCGACGGCGGCGCCTGCGTGCTGGCCGCGGTGGACGGGCAGAGCGCGCGCATCATCATGCCCGAGAATCCCGACGCGCCCTTCGACACGCCCATCGAGACCCTGCGGCAGAACTACTCCGGCCACGCGGTCTTCGCCCGGCCCAAGGGGCGCCTCGACAGCCGCACCGAAGGCCTCAAAATCTTCGACACCAAGAAGTGGTTCTGGGGCACCATCTTCCATTTCCTGCCCATCTACCGGCACGTCGTCCTGGCCTCCATCTTCATCAACCTGCTGGCCATCGCCTCGCCCATCTTCACCATGAACGTGTACGACCGCGTGGTGCCCAACAACGCCGTAGAGACTCTCTGGGTCCTGGCCGTGGGCGTGGGCCTGGCATTCTTCTTCGACTTCGCCCTCAGGAACCTGCGCGGCTACTTCGTGGACATCGCCGGGCGCAACTCGGACATCCTCGTGGCCAGCAAGCTCATGAGCCACCTCCTGTCCATCCGCATGGACCACAAGCCCGAATCCACGGGTGCCCTGGTCAACAACATGCGCGAGTTCGACGCCCTGCGCGAGTTCTTCAGCTCCACGACCCTCCTGGCCCTGGTGGACCTGCCTTTTCTGATCCTGTTCATCATAATCATCGCCTACATCGGCGGCCCCGTGGCCGTGGTTCCGGCCGTGGTCGCGCCCATCGTCATCCTGGTCGGCATCGTCATGCAAGGGCCCCTCAAGCGCGCCATCGAGGGCGGCTACAAGGAATCCACGCAGAAGAACGCCCTGCTGGTCGAGGCCATCAGCGGCATGGAGACCATCAAGACCAGCCGCGCCGAAGGCTCCATGCTCGGCCGCTGGGAAAAGATCGTGGGCCAGGGCGCGCGCTCGGCCATCCGCTCCAAGGCCCTGTCCACCTTCTCCATGAGCTTCACCCAGTTCGCCTCGCAGGTCGTCTACTGCGGCGTCGTCATCTGGGGCGTGTACCGCATCGCCCAGGGCGAGATGACCACGGGCGGCATCATCGCCTGCTCCATCCTCGTCGGCCGGGCCATGAGCCCCCTGGGCGCCGTGGCCGCCATGCTGACCCGCCTGCAGCAGAGCCGCATGGCCCTCAAGAACCTGGACCTGCTCATGCAGATCCCCAGCGAACGCCCCGAAGAGGCCCAGCGCATGGAGCACCAGGACCTGCGCGGCACCATCACCTTCGAGGGGGTCAGCTTCAAGTACCCCAGCGGCCTGACCAACGCCGTGTCCTACCTGGACTTCCACATCGCCCAGGGCGAGCACGTGGCCGTCATCGGCAAGATGGGATCGGGCAAGACAACGCTTGGCAAGCTCATCACAGGACTCTACATGCCCCAGCGCGGCTCGGTGAAGATCGGCGGCATGGACATCCGCCAGCTGGACCCGGCCGAACTGCGGGCCAAGATCGGCTACATGGCCCAGGACAATTTCCTGTTCTACGGCACGGTGCGCGAGAACATCACCCTTGGCGCCCCCCACGTCAGCGACCAGGCCCTGCTGCGGGCCGCGACCATCGCCGGCGTGACGGACTTCGTGAAGAACAACCCGGCCGGCTTCAACCTGCAGGTCGGCGAACGCGGCCTGGCCCTGTCCGGCGGGCAGCGGCAGGCCATCACCATCGCCCGCACCCTGCTCCTGGACCCGGACATCGTCATCCTGGACGAGCCGAGCAGTTCCATGGACGTGGGCGTGGAGGCAGTGCTCAAGCTGCGCCTGGCCTCAGCCTTGAAGGGCAAGACCCTGATCCTCATCACCCACCGGCCGAGCCTGCTTTCCCTGGCCAACCGCGTCATCGCCCTTGATGACGGCAAGATCGTCGCCGACGGGCCGCGCAACGCGGTGCTGGCCGAACTGCAGAAACGCGGCAATGGAGCCAAACGTGAGTAA
- a CDS encoding HlyD family type I secretion periplasmic adaptor subunit — MEPNVSNPKYSEADLNFMSEVDAALYRRGHGWAYVLSLTICLLLGSFLAWTHFAILDEVTRGMGQVIPSQRVQVIQNLEGGILEGILVRENQIVEKDDILVRISNELAQSTLKDVASQALEHKAAIARLQAEASGTEPSFPEEVSAKAPDAVRDQLAIYQARMAQLNQEMAILRSQYSQRVQEAQEMTIRRNQAAQDLKLAQEQLSIAKPLMEKNVYPRVDYLSLERAVSSLRGDVQSLNVAIPRTQQAAQEIKQREAQRMAEFKAMALQEMNQHQVELNSKLHALSAGKDRVMRTDVRSPVRGTVKQVILNTIGGVVKPGEPILEIVPLDDTLLVEANIKPADIAFLHPGQKAMIKITAYDFSIYGGLEGSVEQISADTIENQKGESFYKVKLRTKAAAIVYRGEKLPIIPGMTASVDILTGKKSVLDYLLKPILKAKENALRER; from the coding sequence ATGGAGCCAAACGTGAGTAATCCGAAATATTCCGAAGCCGACCTCAACTTCATGAGCGAGGTCGACGCCGCCCTCTACCGCCGCGGACACGGCTGGGCCTACGTCCTGTCCCTGACCATCTGCCTGCTGCTGGGATCCTTCCTCGCCTGGACCCACTTCGCCATCCTCGACGAGGTCACGCGCGGCATGGGCCAGGTCATCCCGTCCCAACGGGTGCAGGTCATCCAAAACCTCGAAGGCGGCATCCTCGAAGGAATCCTGGTCCGCGAAAACCAGATCGTGGAGAAGGACGACATCCTGGTGCGCATCAGCAACGAACTGGCCCAGAGCACCCTGAAGGACGTGGCCAGCCAGGCCCTGGAGCACAAGGCCGCCATCGCCCGCCTCCAGGCCGAGGCCTCGGGCACGGAGCCGTCCTTCCCCGAAGAGGTCAGCGCCAAGGCCCCCGACGCCGTCCGGGACCAGCTGGCCATCTACCAGGCCCGCATGGCCCAGCTGAACCAGGAGATGGCCATCCTGCGCAGCCAGTACTCCCAGCGCGTGCAGGAAGCCCAGGAGATGACCATCCGCCGCAACCAGGCCGCCCAGGACCTGAAGCTGGCCCAGGAGCAGCTGTCCATCGCCAAGCCCCTCATGGAGAAGAACGTCTACCCGCGGGTGGACTACCTCTCCCTGGAGCGCGCCGTGAGTTCCCTGCGCGGCGACGTGCAGAGCCTCAACGTGGCCATCCCGCGCACCCAGCAGGCTGCCCAGGAGATCAAGCAGCGCGAGGCCCAGCGCATGGCCGAGTTCAAGGCCATGGCCCTGCAGGAGATGAACCAGCACCAGGTGGAGCTGAACTCCAAGCTGCACGCCCTCTCGGCCGGCAAGGACCGGGTCATGCGCACGGACGTGCGCAGCCCCGTGCGCGGCACGGTCAAGCAGGTCATCCTCAACACCATCGGCGGCGTGGTCAAACCCGGCGAGCCCATCCTCGAGATCGTGCCCCTGGACGACACCCTGCTCGTCGAGGCCAACATCAAGCCCGCGGACATCGCCTTCCTGCACCCGGGCCAGAAGGCCATGATCAAGATCACGGCCTACGACTTCTCCATCTACGGCGGACTCGAAGGCTCCGTGGAGCAGATCAGCGCGGACACCATCGAGAACCAGAAGGGCGAAAGCTTCTACAAGGTCAAGCTGCGCACCAAGGCCGCGGCCATCGTCTATCGCGGCGAAAAGCTGCCCATCATCCCCGGCATGACGGCCAGCGTGGACATCCTGACGGGCAAGAAGAGCGTGCTGGACTACCTCCTGAAACCCATTCTCAAGGCCAAGGAGAACGCCTTGAGGGAGCGGTGA
- a CDS encoding transglutaminase-like cysteine peptidase, translating into MTRRPRALLTLIAAAILLPGLFLAERAEPMGAQGPGPEIRAGQEQAQGAEAQQGAKPEPDGEAEKNPSPRNNASVAGDQGREDGAATPAELNGQSVRDRAEVTGASDAPDRMEDQGVPEPVQAVSDEKAEAADPAPEQVADAERVRPRPPADPSENVPAQPLTGQAVARPWRGESRTQEAASRASGQPQPSGQPGQDAKGQPVRLFQTAAFRGNFDALPKWKRVLSKADAQVRVLNSCSGAGCPPGATSWQRIMSQARGLAPMEQLKAVNTFFNKWPYRLDQDAYGTSDWWATPQEFLKISGDCEDFAITKYFALRELGYSPDDLRIVILKDRIRGIAHAILAVFIDGDALVLDNVTSVIFSHDKYKHYAPYYSLNERYRWSHIPLDTKP; encoded by the coding sequence TTGACGCGACGGCCCCGGGCACTCCTGACGCTGATCGCGGCGGCCATCCTGCTGCCGGGCCTGTTCCTGGCGGAGCGGGCGGAGCCCATGGGGGCGCAGGGGCCGGGCCCGGAAATCAGGGCCGGGCAGGAGCAGGCCCAGGGTGCAGAGGCGCAGCAGGGCGCGAAACCCGAACCGGACGGCGAGGCTGAAAAAAACCCTTCCCCGCGAAACAACGCAAGCGTGGCCGGGGATCAGGGCCGCGAAGACGGCGCAGCGACACCCGCCGAACTGAACGGACAGTCGGTGCGGGACCGGGCCGAAGTAACCGGGGCCAGCGACGCGCCGGACAGGATGGAGGACCAGGGCGTCCCGGAACCGGTCCAGGCCGTATCCGACGAAAAGGCCGAGGCGGCCGACCCCGCTCCGGAACAGGTTGCCGACGCGGAGCGCGTCAGGCCCCGGCCGCCGGCGGACCCGTCCGAAAACGTTCCGGCGCAGCCTCTGACGGGACAGGCGGTGGCCAGGCCCTGGCGGGGCGAGAGCCGAACGCAGGAAGCGGCAAGCCGCGCTTCGGGGCAGCCGCAGCCTTCGGGACAGCCGGGACAGGACGCCAAGGGCCAACCCGTGCGGCTCTTTCAGACCGCGGCGTTCAGGGGCAACTTCGACGCCCTGCCCAAATGGAAGCGGGTCCTGTCCAAGGCCGACGCCCAGGTCCGGGTGCTGAACTCCTGCAGCGGCGCGGGATGCCCCCCGGGGGCCACGAGCTGGCAGCGCATCATGTCCCAGGCCAGGGGCCTTGCGCCCATGGAGCAACTGAAGGCGGTCAACACGTTTTTCAACAAATGGCCCTACCGCCTGGACCAGGATGCCTACGGAACCTCGGACTGGTGGGCCACGCCGCAGGAATTTCTCAAGATTTCGGGCGATTGCGAGGACTTCGCCATCACCAAGTATTTCGCGCTGCGGGAACTGGGCTATTCACCGGACGACCTGCGCATCGTCATCCTGAAGGACCGCATCCGGGGCATCGCGCACGCGATCCTGGCGGTCTTCATCGACGGCGACGCCCTGGTCCTCGACAACGTCACCAGCGTGATCTTCTCGCACGACAAGTACAAGCATTACGCGCCGTACTACTCCTTGAACGAACGGTACAGGTGGTCGCACATCCCTCTGGACACAAAACCTTAA